GACCGCGGTTGCCGTCGCGGGATCGGAATAATCGATTCTCGTTATCGAAGGGTGAGAAACCGCTTCGGTCGTACTTCTCGACCGGTTGCGCTCGTCTGGCGTAACTGACAGCAGTTATTGGACGAACCAAAGCTATTTCTCCCCGCCGTTCATCGTGGTATCCATGACGATACAACGACGCGAGTTCATCGCCGCGCTCGCCGGCGGCGGCGCCGCCGGACTCGCCGGCTGCTCGACGCTGACCGGCGACGACAGCGACGCCGAAATCAGCGGCGAAACGCTGACGCTGACGACGACCTCGAGCACGTACAACACCGGGTTGCTCGACGAACTCAACGCGCCCTTCGAGGACCGGTACGGCGTCTCCGTCGACGCCGTCTCGCAGGGGACGGGACAGGCCCTCGAGACCGCGCGAAACGGCGACTCGGACGTGGTGATGGTCCACGCCCGCTCGCTCGAGGACGAGTTCATGGAGGCGGGGTACGGCGTCAACCGACGCGACCTCATGTACAACGACTTCGTCGTCATCGGCGGTCCCGACGATCCCGCGGGGATCGGTGGCAGCGACGACGTCACCGAGGCGTTCACCGCCATCGCCGACTCGGAATCCCCGTTCGTCTCCCGTGGCGACGACTCCGGAACGCACACGAAGGAGCTCG
This portion of the Haloterrigena gelatinilytica genome encodes:
- a CDS encoding substrate-binding domain-containing protein, which produces MTIQRREFIAALAGGGAAGLAGCSTLTGDDSDAEISGETLTLTTTSSTYNTGLLDELNAPFEDRYGVSVDAVSQGTGQALETARNGDSDVVMVHARSLEDEFMEAGYGVNRRDLMYNDFVVIGGPDDPAGIGGSDDVTEAFTAIADSESPFVSRGDDSGTHTKELEIWDEAGRSADELGEWYQEAGQGMGDVINMANQQGAYTLSDRGTYLDMQGEVDLEIHVQGPIEDGPELLANPYGIVAVNPAVHDNVEYDLAMAYIGFITGPEGQDLIENYTANGEQLFYPEALSEEPNFRQYVPEGWSADGGGNSSDSSDE